One Glycine max cultivar Williams 82 chromosome 3, Glycine_max_v4.0, whole genome shotgun sequence DNA window includes the following coding sequences:
- the LOC102660346 gene encoding cellulose synthase-like protein E2 isoform X1: MGRVEYSPLFETRRCRGRFIYRSFAISLFVTICFIWHYRFSHITKGEDGNWAWLGMLASELWFGFYWVLTQALRWNLVFRQPFKNRLSQRYEKKLPRVDIFVCTADPDIEPAMMVINTVLSVMAYDYPTEKLSVYLSGDVGSQITFYALLKASNFAKHWVPFCKRFKVEPRSPSAYFKSIVSSGYPTDPSQAKELGAIKNGKQMVEEWALTALAYVADSSEVQFQKYYDVVMPYLKAILVNANDKSNRMLRAKAMECISLVGMVVGKEKFRDDAKQVMDVLMSLQQSQLDADDPTASYMLQAWARLCKCLGQDFLPYMGFVMPPLLQSAQLKPDVTITSADSDTEFDEDDDRCPFSYCY; the protein is encoded by the exons ATGGGGAGGGTTGAGTACTCCCCATTGTTTGAGACAAGAAGGTGCAGAGGAAGGTTCATCTACAGGTCCTTTGCAATCTCATTATTTGTGACCATATGCTTTATATGGCATTACAGATTTAGCCACATAACAAAGGGTGAAGATGGAAACTGGGCATGGCTTGGTATGCTTGCTTCAGAGCTGTGGTTTGGCTTTTACTGGGTCCTTACTCAAGCCCTTAGATGGAACCTTGTGTTCAGACAACCCTTCAAAAACAGACTCTCTCAAAG ATATGAGAAAAAGTTGCCAAGAGTGGACATATTTGTGTGCACAGCAGATCCAGATATTGAGCCAGCAATGATGGTGATTAACACAGTGCTATCTGTTATGGCTTATGATTATCCAACTGAAAAATTGAGTGTGTATCTCTCTGGTGATGTTGGATCGCAAATCACGTTCTATGCTCTGCTAAAGGCTTCAAACTTTGCAAAACATTGGGTCCCATTCTGCAAGAGGTTCAAAGTGGAACCCAGGTCACCATCTGCATATTTTAAAAGCATAGTCTCATCAGGTTACCCTACAGACCCAAGTCAAGCCAAAGAACTGGGAGCTATTAAG AATGGGAAGCAAATGGTTGAAGAATGGGCTTTGACAGCCTTAGCATATGTTGCAGATTCTTCAGAG GTGCAATTTCAGAAGTATTATGATGTTGTGATGCCATACTTAAAAGCTATTTTGGTGAACGCAAATGATAAATCTAATCGTATGCTTCGAGCCAAAGCAATGGAGTGCATTAGTTTGGTAGGAATGGTTGTTGGAAAGGAGAAGTTCAGGGATGATGCCAAACAG GTCATGGATGTCTTGATGTCACTGCAACAATCTCAACTGGATGCTGATGATCCAACTGCAAGTTACATGTTACAA GCATGGGCACGGCTTTGCAAGTGCCTTGGGCAGGATTTTCTCCCATATATGGGTTTTGTGATGCCTCCTTTGCTCCAGTCTGCACAACTGAAGCCCGATGTGACCATTACATCAGCGGATTCTGATACTGAatttgatgaagatgatgacagGTGCCCTTTCAGTTATTGTTACTGA
- the LOC102660346 gene encoding cellulose synthase-like protein E2 isoform X3, which yields MGRVEYSPLFETRRCRGRFIYRSFAISLFVTICFIWHYRFSHITKGEDGNWAWLGMLASELWFGFYWVLTQALRWNLVFRQPFKNRLSQRYEKKLPRVDIFVCTADPDIEPAMMVINTVLSVMAYDYPTEKLSVYLSGDVGSQITFYALLKASNFAKHWVPFCKRFKVEPRSPSAYFKSIVSSGYPTDPSQAKELGAIKVQFQKYYDVVMPYLKAILVNANDKSNRMLRAKAMECISLVGMVVGKEKFRDDAKQVMDVLMSLQQSQLDADDPTASYMLQAWARLCKCLGQDFLPYMGFVMPPLLQSAQLKPDVTITSADSDTEFDEDDDRCPFSYCY from the exons ATGGGGAGGGTTGAGTACTCCCCATTGTTTGAGACAAGAAGGTGCAGAGGAAGGTTCATCTACAGGTCCTTTGCAATCTCATTATTTGTGACCATATGCTTTATATGGCATTACAGATTTAGCCACATAACAAAGGGTGAAGATGGAAACTGGGCATGGCTTGGTATGCTTGCTTCAGAGCTGTGGTTTGGCTTTTACTGGGTCCTTACTCAAGCCCTTAGATGGAACCTTGTGTTCAGACAACCCTTCAAAAACAGACTCTCTCAAAG ATATGAGAAAAAGTTGCCAAGAGTGGACATATTTGTGTGCACAGCAGATCCAGATATTGAGCCAGCAATGATGGTGATTAACACAGTGCTATCTGTTATGGCTTATGATTATCCAACTGAAAAATTGAGTGTGTATCTCTCTGGTGATGTTGGATCGCAAATCACGTTCTATGCTCTGCTAAAGGCTTCAAACTTTGCAAAACATTGGGTCCCATTCTGCAAGAGGTTCAAAGTGGAACCCAGGTCACCATCTGCATATTTTAAAAGCATAGTCTCATCAGGTTACCCTACAGACCCAAGTCAAGCCAAAGAACTGGGAGCTATTAAG GTGCAATTTCAGAAGTATTATGATGTTGTGATGCCATACTTAAAAGCTATTTTGGTGAACGCAAATGATAAATCTAATCGTATGCTTCGAGCCAAAGCAATGGAGTGCATTAGTTTGGTAGGAATGGTTGTTGGAAAGGAGAAGTTCAGGGATGATGCCAAACAG GTCATGGATGTCTTGATGTCACTGCAACAATCTCAACTGGATGCTGATGATCCAACTGCAAGTTACATGTTACAA GCATGGGCACGGCTTTGCAAGTGCCTTGGGCAGGATTTTCTCCCATATATGGGTTTTGTGATGCCTCCTTTGCTCCAGTCTGCACAACTGAAGCCCGATGTGACCATTACATCAGCGGATTCTGATACTGAatttgatgaagatgatgacagGTGCCCTTTCAGTTATTGTTACTGA
- the LOC102660346 gene encoding cellulose synthase-like protein E2 isoform X2: MGRVEYSPLFETRRCRGRFIYRSFAISLFVTICFIWHYRFSHITKGEDGNWAWLGMLASELWFGFYWVLTQALRWNLVFRQPFKNRLSQRYEKKLPRVDIFVCTADPDIEPAMMVINTVLSVMAYDYPTEKLSVYLSGDVGSQITFYALLKASNFAKHWVPFCKRFKVEPRSPSAYFKSIVSSGYPTDPSQAKELGAIKNGKQMVEEWALTALAYVADSSEVQFQKYYDVVMPYLKAILVNANDKSNRMLRAKAMECISLVGMVVGKEKFRDDAKQVMDVLMSLQQSQLDADDPTASYMLQAWARLCKCLGQDFLPYMGFVMPPLLQSAQLKPDVTITSADSDTEFDEDDDRVKCNT, from the exons ATGGGGAGGGTTGAGTACTCCCCATTGTTTGAGACAAGAAGGTGCAGAGGAAGGTTCATCTACAGGTCCTTTGCAATCTCATTATTTGTGACCATATGCTTTATATGGCATTACAGATTTAGCCACATAACAAAGGGTGAAGATGGAAACTGGGCATGGCTTGGTATGCTTGCTTCAGAGCTGTGGTTTGGCTTTTACTGGGTCCTTACTCAAGCCCTTAGATGGAACCTTGTGTTCAGACAACCCTTCAAAAACAGACTCTCTCAAAG ATATGAGAAAAAGTTGCCAAGAGTGGACATATTTGTGTGCACAGCAGATCCAGATATTGAGCCAGCAATGATGGTGATTAACACAGTGCTATCTGTTATGGCTTATGATTATCCAACTGAAAAATTGAGTGTGTATCTCTCTGGTGATGTTGGATCGCAAATCACGTTCTATGCTCTGCTAAAGGCTTCAAACTTTGCAAAACATTGGGTCCCATTCTGCAAGAGGTTCAAAGTGGAACCCAGGTCACCATCTGCATATTTTAAAAGCATAGTCTCATCAGGTTACCCTACAGACCCAAGTCAAGCCAAAGAACTGGGAGCTATTAAG AATGGGAAGCAAATGGTTGAAGAATGGGCTTTGACAGCCTTAGCATATGTTGCAGATTCTTCAGAG GTGCAATTTCAGAAGTATTATGATGTTGTGATGCCATACTTAAAAGCTATTTTGGTGAACGCAAATGATAAATCTAATCGTATGCTTCGAGCCAAAGCAATGGAGTGCATTAGTTTGGTAGGAATGGTTGTTGGAAAGGAGAAGTTCAGGGATGATGCCAAACAG GTCATGGATGTCTTGATGTCACTGCAACAATCTCAACTGGATGCTGATGATCCAACTGCAAGTTACATGTTACAA GCATGGGCACGGCTTTGCAAGTGCCTTGGGCAGGATTTTCTCCCATATATGGGTTTTGTGATGCCTCCTTTGCTCCAGTCTGCACAACTGAAGCCCGATGTGACCATTACATCAGCGGATTCTGATACTGAatttgatgaagatgatgacag